A genomic region of Arachis hypogaea cultivar Tifrunner chromosome 5, arahy.Tifrunner.gnm2.J5K5, whole genome shotgun sequence contains the following coding sequences:
- the LOC112800602 gene encoding uncharacterized protein isoform X2 produces MDAGRGKRAVIVISSEEEEEDDDDEYEEDAGDGDDDYTDRDDSSESDDTGNGHNDDGDDDESLSNKVVALLREGNDIESLKLRECKAYLRKHGLRISGTRAVCVARIQEHWGLKDGNGYNLYPRSSFIINCTGDVCKGDVVLFRQKVYEKFDKKTRNGRVIGSRTVAGRVVKESYGAAKQQHTFTVEVLWSSGYRKLPPLFPLLIKGRNLYKLKTYRQRWKNEADRVKVLSEKHRRGEAARSVRAMRQKKKHGYANVSKGIKRQHETQNTKPSKKRRSSEQDKLRDVGGHRRAQEAASSTHTTRMENATSRFTRGWHTSAEFENYQVPVHPFYADYQHHSYPSQNNSQYRNRNGPSEFFYNERDHIPYITGYPFFRPHVGQFASRSQVPNNSRLARTNPRYL; encoded by the exons ATGGATGCTGGTAGAGGAAAGCGCGCAGTGATTGTGATCTCttccgaagaagaagaagaagatgatgatgatgaatatgAGGAAGACGCGGGCGACGGGGACGACGATTACACCGATCGCGATGACTCGTCCGaatccgatgacactggcaatgGTCACAACGATGACGGCGACGATGATGAGTCCCTCTCCAACAAAGTCGTCGCCCTCCTTCGAg AAGGAAATGACATAGAATCGTTGAAATTGAGAGAATGCAAAGCCTATTTGCGGAAACACGGCCTCAGGATATCTGGGACTAGAGCTGTTTGTGTTGCGAGGATACAGGAGCATTGGGG GTTAAAAGATGGAAACGGATACAATCTCTACCCGAGATCATCCTTTATCATTAATTGCACTG GTGATGTCTGCAAGGGAGATGTCGTTTTGTTCAGACAGAAGGTTTATGAGAA GTTTGATAAAAAGACTCGGAATGGAAGAGTTATAGGAAGCAGAACTGTTGCTGGGAGAGTTGTTAAGGAAAGCTACGGTGCAGCTAAACAACAACACACCTTTACT GTTGAGGTGCTTTGGAGTAGTGGGTATAGGAAATTACCTCCACTTTTTCCTTTGCTTATAAAGGGCCGAAATCTCTATAAACTGAAAACATATAGACAG AGATGGAAAAATGAAGCCGATAGAGTTAAAGTGCTTTCTGAGAAGCACAGACGAGGTGAAGCTGCAAGGTCTGTGAGGGCAATGAGGCAAAAGAAGAAACACGGTTATGCAAATGTATCTAAAG GTATAAAGCGGCAGCATGAAACCCAGAATACAAAACCATCAAAAAAGAGAAGATCATCTGAACAAGACAAGCTTAGGGATGTTGGTGgccatagaagagctcaagaggCTGCTTCATCAACTCATACAACACGAATGGAGAATGCAACTTCGAGGTTTACAAGGGGATGGCATACGTCTGCTGAATTTGAGAATTATCAAGTTCCAGTTCATCCATTTTATGCTGATTATCAacaccactcatatccatcccAGAACAACTCTCAATACAGGAATAGGAATGGTCCAAGTGAATTCTTTTATAACGAGAGGGACCATATTCCATATATAACTGGATACCCATTTTTCAGGCCTCATGTAGGTCAATTCGCATCTAGATCACAGGTGCCTAACAATAGTCGTCTTGCTCGCACAAACCCTAGATATCTTTGA
- the LOC112800602 gene encoding uncharacterized protein isoform X1: MDAGRGKRAVIVISSEEEEEDDDDEYEEDAGDGDDDYTDRDDSSESDDTGNGHNDDGDDDESLSNKVVALLREGNDIESLKLRECKAYLRKHGLRISGTRAVCVARIQEHWGLKDGNGYNLYPRSSFIINCTVIFSMSLGDVCKGDVVLFRQKVYEKFDKKTRNGRVIGSRTVAGRVVKESYGAAKQQHTFTVEVLWSSGYRKLPPLFPLLIKGRNLYKLKTYRQRWKNEADRVKVLSEKHRRGEAARSVRAMRQKKKHGYANVSKGIKRQHETQNTKPSKKRRSSEQDKLRDVGGHRRAQEAASSTHTTRMENATSRFTRGWHTSAEFENYQVPVHPFYADYQHHSYPSQNNSQYRNRNGPSEFFYNERDHIPYITGYPFFRPHVGQFASRSQVPNNSRLARTNPRYL; the protein is encoded by the exons ATGGATGCTGGTAGAGGAAAGCGCGCAGTGATTGTGATCTCttccgaagaagaagaagaagatgatgatgatgaatatgAGGAAGACGCGGGCGACGGGGACGACGATTACACCGATCGCGATGACTCGTCCGaatccgatgacactggcaatgGTCACAACGATGACGGCGACGATGATGAGTCCCTCTCCAACAAAGTCGTCGCCCTCCTTCGAg AAGGAAATGACATAGAATCGTTGAAATTGAGAGAATGCAAAGCCTATTTGCGGAAACACGGCCTCAGGATATCTGGGACTAGAGCTGTTTGTGTTGCGAGGATACAGGAGCATTGGGG GTTAAAAGATGGAAACGGATACAATCTCTACCCGAGATCATCCTTTATCATTAATTGCACTG TAATCTTCTCGATGTCTTTAGGTGATGTCTGCAAGGGAGATGTCGTTTTGTTCAGACAGAAGGTTTATGAGAA GTTTGATAAAAAGACTCGGAATGGAAGAGTTATAGGAAGCAGAACTGTTGCTGGGAGAGTTGTTAAGGAAAGCTACGGTGCAGCTAAACAACAACACACCTTTACT GTTGAGGTGCTTTGGAGTAGTGGGTATAGGAAATTACCTCCACTTTTTCCTTTGCTTATAAAGGGCCGAAATCTCTATAAACTGAAAACATATAGACAG AGATGGAAAAATGAAGCCGATAGAGTTAAAGTGCTTTCTGAGAAGCACAGACGAGGTGAAGCTGCAAGGTCTGTGAGGGCAATGAGGCAAAAGAAGAAACACGGTTATGCAAATGTATCTAAAG GTATAAAGCGGCAGCATGAAACCCAGAATACAAAACCATCAAAAAAGAGAAGATCATCTGAACAAGACAAGCTTAGGGATGTTGGTGgccatagaagagctcaagaggCTGCTTCATCAACTCATACAACACGAATGGAGAATGCAACTTCGAGGTTTACAAGGGGATGGCATACGTCTGCTGAATTTGAGAATTATCAAGTTCCAGTTCATCCATTTTATGCTGATTATCAacaccactcatatccatcccAGAACAACTCTCAATACAGGAATAGGAATGGTCCAAGTGAATTCTTTTATAACGAGAGGGACCATATTCCATATATAACTGGATACCCATTTTTCAGGCCTCATGTAGGTCAATTCGCATCTAGATCACAGGTGCCTAACAATAGTCGTCTTGCTCGCACAAACCCTAGATATCTTTGA
- the LOC112800603 gene encoding CDPK-related kinase 5 isoform X3, translating into MTTAIAIEDVRREVKILRALTGHKNLVQFYDAYEDHDNVYIVMELCEGGELLDRILSRGGKYTEEDAKAVLRQILNVVAFCHLQGVVHRDLKPENFLFTSKDDNSELKAIDFGLSDFVKPDERLNDIVGSAYYVAPEVLHRAYSTEADIWSIGVIAYILLCGSRPFWARTESGIFRAVLKADPSFDEPPWPSLSAEARNFVKRLLNKDPRKRMTAAQALSHPWIKSNKDVKVPLDILIFKLMKAYMRSSSLRKAALRALSKTLTVDELFYLKEQFTLLEPNKNGTISLENIKAALVKNATDAMKESRIPDFLGSLNALQYRRMDFDEFCAATLSVHQLEALDRWEQHARCAYELFEKDGNRAIVIEELASELGLGPSVPVHAVLHDWIRHTDGKLSFLGFVKLLHGPSRSLVKAQ; encoded by the exons ATGACTACTGCCATTGCAATTGAGGATGTCCGAAGAGAAGTAAAAATATTGAGAGCTCTAACTGGGCACAAGAATCTTGTACAGTTCTACGATGCATATGAAGACCATGATAATGTCTATATAGTAATGGA ATTGTGTGAAGGAGGGGAGCTGTTAGACAGAATCCTATCAAG GGGTGGAAAATACACTGAGGAAGATGCAAAGGCTGTCTTGAGAcaaatattaaatgttgttgcgTTTTGCCACCTGCAGGGTGTTGTGCATCGTGATCTTAAACCTGAG AACTTTTTGTTCACATCTAAGGATGACAACTCGGAGCTAAAGGCCATAGACTTTGGGTTGTCAGATTTTGTTAAACCAG ATGAAAGGCTTAATGATATTGTTGGTAGTGCGTATTATGTGGCTCCTGAAGTTCTACATAGAGCTTACAGTACTGAGGCTGATATCTGGAGTATTGGAGTCATTGCATATATTTTATTATGTGGCAGCCGTCCCTTTTGGGCTCGAACTGAATCTGGTATCTTTCGTGCTGTATTGAAAGCTGATCCAAGTTTTGATGAACCTCCTTGGCCGTCTCTGTCAGCTGAGGCAAGGAATTTTGTTAAGCGACTATTAAATAAAGATCCACGGAAAAGAATGACTGCAGCACAAGCATTGA GTCATCCATGGATTAAAAGCAACAAGGATGTAAAAGTACCCCTGGATATTCTAATATTCAAGCTCATGAAAGCATATATGCGTTCCTCATCTCTACGAAAAGCAGCTTTAAGG GCACTGTCCAAGACGTTAACTGTAGACGAGCTATTTTATTTAAAGGAGCAGTTTACTCTTTTGGAGCCAAACAAAAATGGAACCATTAGCCTGGAGAACATCAAAGCA GCCTTGGTGAAAAATGCAACAGATGCTATGAAGGAGTCACGCATTCCTGACTTCCTTGGATCA CTTAATGCATTGCAATATAGGAGGATGGATTTTGATGAGTTTTGTGCAGCTACACTTAGTGTTCATCAACTTGAAGCACTTGACCGGTGGGAGCAACATGCACGGTGTGCCTATGAACTTTTTGAAAAGGATGGAAACAGGGCTATAGTCATTGAAGAGCTAGCTTCG GAGCTTGGCCTTGGCCCATCTGTCCCTGTTCATGCTGTTCTTCATGATTGGATTCGGCACACTGATGGCAAGTTAAGCTTCCTTGGATTTGTGAAATTGCTGCATGGCCCATCTCGAAGTCTTGTAAAAGCTCAGTAG